Proteins encoded in a region of the Clostridium butyricum genome:
- the trmD gene encoding tRNA (guanosine(37)-N1)-methyltransferase TrmD — MKINILTLFPEMFSIFEHSIIGRARENKIIDIDVLNIRDFTLNKHKKVDDAPYGGGAGMVMAPQPLVDAIRHVKENNSGKVIFLGPRGKTFNQEMANELSKEQNLTFICGHYEGIDERVYKHIDMEISLGDFVLTGGEMAAIPVIDSVLRLIPGVLGKEESFMEESFYNGLLEYPQYTRPEDFEGDKVPDILLSGHHENIRKWRRLQSLKLTKERRPDMYSKISLTKEDIKILKKDNEK, encoded by the coding sequence ATGAAGATTAATATTTTAACACTATTTCCTGAAATGTTTTCTATTTTTGAACATAGCATAATAGGAAGGGCTCGTGAAAATAAAATTATTGATATTGATGTCCTAAATATAAGGGATTTTACATTGAATAAACATAAGAAAGTTGATGATGCCCCTTATGGTGGAGGAGCTGGGATGGTTATGGCTCCACAACCTCTTGTTGATGCAATAAGACATGTAAAAGAAAATAATAGTGGCAAGGTTATTTTCTTAGGACCAAGAGGGAAAACTTTCAATCAAGAGATGGCTAATGAACTTTCTAAAGAACAAAATCTTACATTTATATGTGGTCATTATGAGGGAATTGATGAAAGAGTATACAAACATATTGATATGGAAATATCGCTTGGTGATTTTGTACTGACAGGTGGAGAAATGGCAGCAATACCAGTTATTGATTCTGTTTTGAGACTTATTCCTGGAGTACTTGGAAAAGAAGAAAGCTTTATGGAAGAATCTTTTTATAATGGGCTTTTAGAATATCCACAATATACAAGACCGGAAGATTTTGAAGGTGATAAGGTTCCTGATATACTTTTATCAGGTCATCATGAGAATATCCGTAAGTGGAGAAGGTTACAGTCCCTTAAACTTACAAAAGAACGCAGACCTGATATGTATAGCAAGATAAGCTTAACAAAGGAAGATATAAAAATTTTAAAAAAAGATAATGAAAAGTAA
- the rimM gene encoding ribosome maturation factor RimM (Essential for efficient processing of 16S rRNA), with product MEKKLFKIGQIINTHGIKGEVKVYPLTEDVNKFKRLKTVLVGGVEMNILGVKFQKDRVILKIEGIDTMNDAETYKQKYIEIPREKEPELPEDTYYVSDLKECIVYDTDGKELGKIFDVISTRNNDVYWIKEPKELLIPVLRDIVLSIDINEKKIVIRPVGEWQDED from the coding sequence TTGGAAAAAAAGTTATTTAAAATAGGTCAGATAATAAACACTCATGGTATCAAAGGTGAAGTAAAGGTTTATCCTTTAACAGAAGACGTAAATAAATTTAAGCGTTTAAAAACTGTTTTAGTTGGTGGCGTTGAAATGAATATATTAGGTGTTAAATTTCAAAAAGACAGAGTTATTCTTAAAATTGAGGGTATAGATACAATGAATGACGCTGAGACTTATAAGCAAAAATATATTGAAATACCTAGAGAAAAGGAGCCGGAACTTCCAGAGGATACTTATTATGTTTCGGATTTAAAAGAATGTATAGTATATGATACTGATGGAAAGGAATTAGGTAAGATATTTGATGTAATAAGTACTCGTAATAATGACGTTTATTGGATAAAAGAGCCAAAGGAACTTTTAATACCTGTACTTAGAGACATTGTTTTAAGTATTGATATAAATGAAAAGAAAATAGTTATAAGACCAGTAGGTGAGTGGCAGGATGAAGATTAA
- a CDS encoding KH domain-containing protein, translating into MKELVEYMAKSLVDNPEYVSVNEVNKEQSIILELKVAPEDMGKVIGKQGRIAKAIRTVVKAAAVKQHKRVIVEII; encoded by the coding sequence ATGAAAGAATTAGTTGAATATATGGCTAAATCTCTTGTGGATAATCCTGAATATGTCAGCGTTAATGAAGTGAATAAAGAGCAATCTATTATTCTTGAATTAAAGGTGGCTCCTGAAGATATGGGTAAGGTTATCGGTAAGCAAGGCAGAATTGCAAAAGCTATACGTACAGTAGTAAAAGCAGCAGCAGTTAAACAACATAAACGCGTTATAGTAGAAATCATCTAA
- the rpsP gene encoding 30S ribosomal protein S16: MAVKIRLRRMGAHKAPFYRVVVADSRSPRDGKFIEEIGYYNPLTEPVEFKVNEEKVNEWLANGAQPTEVVKRLFNNAGLTK; this comes from the coding sequence ATGGCAGTAAAAATCAGATTAAGAAGAATGGGTGCTCATAAAGCTCCTTTCTATAGAGTAGTTGTTGCAGATTCAAGATCTCCAAGAGATGGTAAATTCATCGAAGAAATTGGATACTACAATCCATTAACTGAACCAGTTGAATTCAAAGTAAACGAAGAAAAAGTTAATGAATGGTTAGCTAACGGTGCACAACCAACAGAAGTTGTTAAGAGACTTTTCAACAATGCAGGTCTTACTAAGTAA
- the ffh gene encoding signal recognition particle protein: MAFEGLGEKLQETFRKLKGKGKLTEKDIKEAMREVKLALLEADVNYKVVKTFVSNVSSKCVGSEVLESLTPGQQVIKIVNEELTNLMGGSESKLSYNSSGPTVIMLVGLQGAGKTTMCGKLALNLRKDNKKPLLVACDIYRPAAIKQLEVVGKQIEIPVFSMGDKVSPVDIAKAGIAHARDNGNNIVIIDTAGRLHIDEDLMQELKDIKENVKPSEILLVVDSMTGQDAVNVAENFNNDLDLSGVILTKLDGDTRGGAALSIKSIINKPIKYVGLGEKMNDFEVFHPDRMASRILGMGDVLSLIEKAQEAIDEKEAADLGKRMLNQEFNFEDYLMAMEQMKKLGPLNKILEMMPGMNSKELQGLDLEKGEVAMNVTKAIIYSMTLKERRNPTLIAKSNSRKIRIAKGSGTSVQEVNKLMKSYEMMKKQMKQMKSFQKQFSKKGGLFGGKLPF, from the coding sequence ATGGCTTTTGAAGGTTTAGGAGAAAAATTACAGGAGACGTTCCGTAAACTAAAAGGTAAAGGAAAGTTAACTGAAAAAGATATTAAAGAAGCCATGAGAGAAGTAAAGCTTGCCTTATTAGAAGCAGACGTTAACTACAAAGTTGTTAAAACATTTGTATCAAATGTTAGTTCAAAGTGTGTTGGAAGTGAAGTTTTAGAAAGCTTAACGCCAGGGCAGCAAGTAATTAAGATAGTTAACGAAGAACTTACTAATCTTATGGGTGGAAGTGAAAGTAAACTTAGCTACAATAGCAGTGGTCCTACAGTGATAATGCTTGTCGGTCTTCAAGGTGCTGGTAAAACTACAATGTGTGGTAAACTTGCATTGAATCTTAGAAAAGATAACAAGAAACCTTTATTGGTAGCTTGTGATATTTATAGACCAGCAGCTATAAAACAGTTAGAAGTTGTAGGAAAACAAATTGAAATTCCAGTATTCTCTATGGGTGATAAAGTAAGTCCTGTAGATATAGCAAAAGCTGGTATAGCACATGCTAGGGATAATGGAAATAACATAGTTATCATTGATACTGCAGGTAGACTTCATATTGATGAAGATTTAATGCAAGAATTAAAAGATATAAAAGAAAATGTAAAACCATCAGAGATACTTTTAGTAGTAGACTCAATGACAGGTCAAGATGCAGTTAATGTGGCAGAAAACTTTAACAATGATTTAGATTTAAGTGGAGTTATATTAACAAAGCTTGATGGTGATACTAGAGGTGGAGCAGCTCTTTCTATAAAGAGTATAATAAACAAGCCGATAAAATATGTTGGACTTGGTGAAAAAATGAATGATTTTGAAGTGTTCCATCCAGATAGAATGGCATCAAGAATTCTTGGGATGGGTGATGTATTATCACTTATTGAAAAGGCTCAGGAAGCAATTGATGAAAAAGAGGCTGCAGATTTAGGTAAAAGAATGTTAAATCAAGAATTTAACTTTGAAGATTATCTAATGGCAATGGAGCAGATGAAAAAGCTTGGTCCTCTTAATAAAATTTTAGAAATGATGCCAGGGATGAACTCAAAGGAACTTCAAGGGCTAGATTTAGAAAAAGGTGAAGTGGCAATGAATGTTACTAAAGCCATAATCTATTCTATGACTCTTAAAGAAAGACGTAATCCAACTCTTATAGCAAAATCTAATTCGAGAAAAATAAGAATAGCTAAGGGGTCAGGAACATCAGTTCAAGAAGTCAATAAGCTTATGAAGAGTTACGAAATGATGAAGAAGCAGATGAAGCAGATGAAATCATTCCAAAAGCAATTTAGCAAGAAAGGCGGTCTTTTCGGAGGCAAATTACCTTTCTAG
- a CDS encoding putative DNA-binding protein, with amino-acid sequence MVDRVEVSLLMDYYGSLLTDKQRDIMEWYYNDDLSLAEIAEVNKTSRQAIHDLIKRCYKQLLSYESKLNLLQKSINREHEIISFLEELKSKYSIDDEDIIQYKEKLENL; translated from the coding sequence ATTATTATGGTTCATTATTAACAGATAAACAAAGAGACATAATGGAATGGTATTACAACGATGATTTGTCTTTGGCAGAAATTGCTGAAGTTAATAAAACAAGTCGTCAGGCTATTCACGATTTAATCAAAAGATGTTATAAGCAACTTCTATCCTATGAAAGTAAGCTGAACTTACTTCAAAAGAGTATAAACAGAGAACATGAAATTATAAGTTTTTTAGAAGAATTAAAAAGTAAATATTCCATTGATGATGAGGATATTATACAATATAAAGAAAAGCTAGAAAATTTATAA